The sequence TCTCCACCGCGATCAAACGCTGTAGCGTCTCTGGCATGGACAGGAGCCGTGCCGAAGAGGCGACAGCTGCAGCATTGCTCGTCTTCGGTGCCTTCCAGGTCGCTCTCGCTTCTGGAGCCCCATGGGGCCGCGCGGCATACGGCGGGACCCGTCGCGGCACTCTGCCCGGGCACCTAGTGCGATCAGCGGAGTGGCAGCAGTCGGGTAAGGAACCGGGGTAGCCGCCATCGTCCGCGATGTCGGCTCGCCCAGGACTCGAAGCTGCGCCTTCAAGGCCCAGAGCATCTTCATGGGAATCGGCACGGCTGCGAATGGCGCGTCCCGATCGCCGGTCGAGCGAGCTCTTTGGACGCCATTGTCGGCGGCGACGAGTGCACTCGCTTGGCGTTCACGAGCCGCCGGATCGTGAACTCGCAGGAAGCCGATCGGCCACTGGTACGCGCCGCGAGCCCATCCACCTACGGCACCCGGACCGGCGGCGCTCTCGGTTGCCCAAGTGTCCGCTTGCCCTTGCGTCGGCGGGTCATGCGTACAGGGCTCTGACCGCTCACATTGCCACCGTTCGCGACGGAGCGACGGACCCGGGCGTGGGTCGACTCGGGTGCGCGAGCGATGTCGTCTACAAGCGGTCGAACGGCTCCGCGTAGGCGAAGCGGCCGGTGGGGTGTTGACCGGTGCCGATGGGCAACACCTGGAAGTAGTCGCCCCAGGCTGGGTCGGGAGGTTCGATTCGACACTCCTGCGCCGGGACAAAGCCGAATCGTGCGCAGTAGGTCGGGTCCCCGAGTAGGGCGACGAGAGTCTCACCGGCTGTCTCGGCTCGCAGCAACAGGTCGCGCATCAGTCTGTTGCCGACTCCGGTGCGCTGGTGGTCGGGATGAACGCTGAGTGGGCCCAGGCCGAGCGCGGCCGCATCACCGATGTGTGCTCGGGTGGCAACGACGTGACCGACGACCTGGTCCCCGTGGGTGGCGACGAGCGACAAGCCCGGCAGCCAGCCCGCGTCGTTGCGCAGCCAGTTCAGTAAGTCGACCTCTGCAGGAGGCCCACCCGGCCGGAGGGGTGGGGCTGAGTGATCCGCGAGAAGGAAAGCAGCGGTCACGACTGCCTTAATCTGGTCGATATCGGCGGGGACCTCTGGGCGGATGTCGACTGAACTGGTGGGCGGGCTGGTTCTCATGGCTCCGGCAGGCTAACCGCCGCAGCTGCGGGGACTCGACCGTTTTTGACGGCGACCGTCGGGCGGCATGTGAGACGGCGTCGCCGAATGGGATCCCCACGTGGCCGCAGCGCTCCCGCCGTCCCCCCAGAGCGGTGGGGTCGCTGCGGCCTAGTCCGAGCACCAGAGGTGGAGCCACTCGGGAACCTTCTAACCGAGCGGCCGACCTCACGTTATCGGTTGAGCATTCAACATGTCGACGAGTTCCGCGATCCGGTCCAAGCAACCCGGAGCCACCCGTAGTACGGGTCGACGCCCGCCCTCTCTTGGCGCCGGCGTCGCGATGGGATGTCGAATACGGACCATCGCGCCGAGACCGGATCCACTTACGGACCTCGGGCGGGCGGTCCTCAGGGCCACCGAAAAGGTTGTCTAGTCCGCAGTGCTCGAAGCTCGAAAGCTGGACTGGGCGTTGGCATACACGCCGAACTGTGAAGGTTCGCCTCGATTGTCGACGTCCGGGTGTGCCGCGATTCTCCGCGATGCAGAGGGTGTGTCTATCCGCCGCGAGTGCCGCTACCGCGGGACGAGCCCGCGCTTCGAAGGCATCACCCAGTCGGCTGACGTCTGACAGCAGGAGCAAAGCCCGCGTTCGTAGTCCGGACCGGCGCAGCTGGCGGCGCACCGCACCCGAAAGGGCCGATATCTCGCCCCAAACTCGCCTCTTGGACGCTCCGCTCGACATGACAGTGGCCCTGACATCGCGTTTCCGCAGGTCAGGGCCACTTCTTGAGCCGCCTGCCGGAATCGAACCGGCGACCTATTCATTACGAGTGAATCGCTCTACCGACTGAGCTAAGGCGGCGCGCTGCCACGTGGGCAACCCGCGGAAGTATACGGACGGACCCGGCCGGGGACGTAATCAGCGTCTCGGTGGACACGATTACGTAGCACAGCGGGCCAGTCCCTAGGATCACCGTGCCCGCCGTCCGGTGCGCCGGACGATGAACCGCGCCCCCGAGGAACGACGTGTCGACGACCGAAGAGACGCTGAAGAACTGGAACGCCCGCGAGGAGATCGCCGAGGCGATGATCCCGCTGATCGGCAAGCTGCACCGCGAGAAGGGCGTCACGATCCTTCTCCACAGCCGCCCGCTGATGAACAAGGGCGTCATCGACATCCTCAAGACGCACCGCTTCGCCCGCCAGATCGAGGGCAGCGAGCTCGGCGTCCACGACACGCTTCCCTTCCTCCAGGCCCTCGCCGACCTCGACGTCGGCGCCGCGAAGATCGACCTGGCGGCCCTCCGCGCGGCCCACCGCGCCGACGACCGCGACCTCTCCGTCACCGACTTCACCGCCGAGGCCCTCGCCGGGATCATCGGCGAGAACAAGCCCGTCGGCCAGGGCCCCCGCGACGTCGTGCTCTACGGCTTCGGCCGCATCGGCCGGCTCGTCGCCCGCCTCCTCATCGAGAAGGCCGGCTCCGGTCGCGGCCTGCGTCCCCGCGCGGTCGTCGTACGCCGCGGCGGCGCCGGCAAGGACGACCTCGCCAAGCGCGCCTCCCTGCTGCGCCGCGACTCCATCCACGGCCAGTTCAAGGGCACCATCAAGATCGACGAGGACAAGAACCAGATCATTGCCAACGGCAATGTCATCCAGGTCATCTACGCCGACTCCCCGGCCGAGATCGACTACACCGAGTACGGCATCGACAACGCCATCCTCATCGACAACACCGGCATCTGGCGCGACCGCGAGGGCCTGTCGGGCCACCTTCGTCCCGGCATCGACAAGGTGCTGCTCACCGCGCCCGGCAAGGGCGACGTGCCCAACATCGTCCACGGCGTCAACCACCTCGACACCGACGCCGACGAGAAGGTGCTCTCCTGCGCCTCCTGCACCACCAACGCCATCGTCCCGCCGCTGAAGGCCATGGAGGACGAGTACGGCATCATCCGCGGGCACGTCGAGACGGTGCACTCCTTCACCAACGACCAGAACCTGCTGGACAACTACCACAAGGCCGACCGCCGCGGCCGCTCCGCGCCGCTCAACATGGTGCTCACTGCCACCGGCGCCTCGTCGGCGGTCAAGAAGGCCCTGCCCAACCTCGACGCCAAGATCACCGGCAACTCCATCCGCGTCCCCACCCCCGACGTGTCGATGGCGATCCTGAGCCTGCAGCTCAAGCGCGAGACCACCCGCGACGAGGTCCTCGACCACCTGCGGGAGGTCTCACTGACCGGGCCGCTGAGCCGCAACCTGGACTACACCCAGGCCACCGACGCCGTCTCCAGCGACTTCATCGGCTCGCGCGCCGCCTCGATCATCGACGGCAACGCCGCCATCGTCGACGGCGACAGCGCGATCCTCTACGTCTGGTACGACAACGAGTTCGGCTACTCCTGCCAGGTCGTGCGGACCGTGCAGTACATTTCCGGCATCGAGTACCCGACCTACCCGAAGGAGCCCGGCCAGCCGGTCGTCACGGCCTGAGAGGGGTCGCCACCCGAGGGGCGGCTCCAGGGGGTCTCGACACGGCTCGCTGGCGCTCGCCGGCTCGACCAGCAAGGCCGATCCCGTACGCCGGCTCGACCAGCAAGGTCGGTCGCGCCGGTGAGGTCGAGGGGTCTCGACAGGCTCGACCACCGGGGCCCACCGAGGTCTCGGCGGGGGAGGCCGCGTCAGGTCAGCACGTGGTGCCGTCGGCGGGGGCCTCGCCGTCGACGAGCAGCTGGTGGACGGCATCGGCGATGCAGTCGTTGCCGGAGGTGTAGCCGCCGTGGCCGTCGCCCTCGCGGGTCAGCAGGACACCGGACTCGAGCTGGTCGGCCAGCGCCTCGGCCTCCTCGTACGGCGTCGCGGGGTCCTTGGTCGTGCCGATCACCACGATCGGCTCCGCACCAGCCGCGGTGACACCGTCCAGCGGCTCCTCGGCCGGCTCCACCGGCAGGCCACCGCACCCCGACAGGCCCCACGCCCACATCTCACCGATCGTCGGTGAGACCTCGCGGAACTGGTCGATGTAGTCCTCGGTCTCGGACTGCTCGATCGCGCTCGGGTCGTCCAGGCAGTTGATGACCGCGATCGCCTCGACCGAGTTGTCGGTGTAGGCGCCCTCCTCGCGGGAGGCGTAGAAGTCCGCCAGCGCCAGCAGCGTCGACCCGTCGCCGTTGAAGGCCTGCTGCAGGCCCTGGTCCAGCAGCGGCCAGTTGTCCTCGCTGTAGAGCGGGGTGATCAGGCCGAGGACGGCGTACCCCGGCTCCAGCTCGCGGCCCTGCTGCGTCGGCAGCGGGTCGTCGTCGACCTGCTCCAACAGCGCGTCGATCCGCTGCAGGCCCTCCTCGACGGAGTCGCCGAGGAAGCACTCGTTGCCGTCGACGCACGCCTGCACGTAGGACTGCAAGGCACGCGCGAAGCCCTGCGCCTGGCTCATCGAGTTCTCGATGAAGTCCAGCTCGGGGTTGACCGCCGAGTCCAGCACGAACCGGCCGACGTTCTCGGGGAACAGCTCGGCGTAGTACGAGCCGAGCCGGGTGCCGTAGGAGAAGCCCAGGTAGTGCAGCTGCTCCTCGGCCAGCGCCGAGCGCAGCACGTCCATGTCGCGCGCCACCTCGCTGGTGCTGACGTGGCCCAGCAGCTCGCCGGTGTTGTCCTCGCAGCCGGCCCAGAACGCGTCACTGGCCTCGAAGTACTCCTCACGCTCACCCGGGTCGTCCGGCGTCTGGTCCTCGGCGAGGTAGCCGTCGAGCTGCTCATCACTCAGGCAGTCGATCGGCGAGGACTCCCCCGTGCCACGCGGGTCGAAGCCGACGATGTCGTACGCCGCCTGCAGCTCGGGGCGGAAGTAGTAGTTCAGCGACTGCTCGCCCTCGACCATGTCGGTGCCGGGCGCACCGGGACCGCCGGGGTTGACCACCAGCGACCCGACGCGCTCCTCCTCCGACCCCGACGCCCGGGCCCGCGACAGGGCCAGGTCGATCGTCTCGCCGTCGGGGTCGGCGTAGTCGACGGGGACGGTGAGATCGCCGCACTGCCACTCACCGCCGCCGCAGGACTCCCACGCGATCTCCTGCTCGTAGAACTCCGCGAGCTCGTCGGGCGACCCCTCTGAGGCGTTGTCCTCCCCCGCGACCGGGTCCGCGCTCGAGTCCTCGGCGCGCAGCACGAGGACGCCGGCCGAGAGTGCCGCTGCCACGACGAGCACCCACACGGTCGTGGTCGCAACGATGAGTTTCTTCAAGCCGACTCCTCGGGTCTCACACGTGGGCGCTCTCGGGCACCTTCAACGACACCATCATGGACTCCAGCGCCAAGGCCACCGGGACGTTGAACTCCAACATCTGCTCCCGCGCGGCGAAGATCCAGCCGATCCGGCGCAGGTTGAGCTCGGGCGTGGAGGCACGCGCGATCTCAGCGACGTCGGCCCGCACCTCGGCGTTGACCAGCTCCGACTCGGCCCCCGTCTGCAGCGCGATCGCGTCCCGGTAGACCGAGATCAGGTCCATCAGTCCCCGGTCGACCATGTCGAGGTGGCGTCGCTTGGCACGCGTCTTCTGGTTCTTCTCCAGCTCCCGCAGGGCGGGGGCGTACTCCTTGGGGCGGCGCCCCTTCTCGACCACGCCGTAGGAGGCGTCGAGGTCGGCCTTCTCCTTCGCGTCCAGCGCGGTGGTGATCTCGTCGGCCTCGGCCCGGGTCACCTCGGCCAGCCGGGTCGCCGCGGTCATGCACGAGGCCAGCGACCGCAGCCTGGCCGGGATCGCCACCACGTCCTGGCGCCGCGCCCGCACCGCGTCGTCGAACGCCAGCGCCCGCGCCCGGCCGATGTGGCTTTGGCTCGCCCGGGCGGCGTACGCCGCGCTGGTCGCCTCCGCGCCCTGCCCGACCAGGAACTCCTCGACCTCCGCGGCGGTGGGCGTGCTGAGCGTCACCAGCCGGCAGCGTGAGCGGATGGTGGGCAGCACGTCCTCGACCGTGGGGGCGCAGAGCATCCACACGGTGCGGTCGGTGGGTTCCTCGATCGCCTTGAGCAGCGCGTTGCAGGCCTGCTCGGTGAGTCGGTCGGCGTCCTCGACGACGAGGATCTGCCAGCGCTCCCCCATCGGCGACAGTGCCGCACGCCGCACGAGCTCGCGGACCTCGTCGACGCCGATGGAGAGCTTCTGGGTGCGGATGACGGCGACGTCGGCGTGGCTGTCGTTGAGCACCGTGTGGCAGGCGTGACACTCGCCGCAGCCGCCCTGCTCGCACTGCAGCGCGGCCGCGAAGGCGACCGCGGCGTTGGACCGGCCCGATCCGGGCGGGCCGGTGAAGAGCCAGGAGTGGTTCATGCCGTGGCCGGCCACGGCCTTGCGGAGCGAGTCGATGGTGTGGCGCTGGCCCACCAGGCGGTCCCAGACGGTCACGTCGCCCCCTCCAGCAGCGGCGCCAGGCGGTCGTGGATCGCGGCGGCGATCTCCTCGACCGCGCCGCGTGCGTCCAGCACGAGGTAGTGGTCGGGGTCGGCGGCGGCCAGGTCGCGGAACGACTCCCGCACCCGTTCGTGGAACTCCAGCCCCTGCCCCTCGATGCGGTCGCGCCCCTCGAAGCGGCCCAACCCGTCGGCCGGCGGCAGGTCGAGCAGCACGGTCAGGTGGGGGCGCAGGTCGCCGGTCGCCCAGCGCGCCACCTGCTCCACCCCGGTCGTGCCCAACCCTCGCCCAGCGCCCTGGTAGGCGAGCGTGGAGTCGACGTACCGGTCGGTGATGACGACCTCGCCGCGGGCCAGCGCCGGCAGCACGACGGTCTCGACGTGCTCGGCCTTGTCGGCGGCGTAGAGCAGCACCTCGGTGCGGTCGGCCAGGTCGCCGGTCTCGGGGCTCAGCACGATGTCGCGCAGCCGCTGCCCCACCTCGGTGCCCCCCGGCTCCCGTGTCAGCAGCACCCGGTGACCGGCGGCCTCGAGCCGCTCGGCCAGCAGCCGGGCCTGGGTGGACTTGCCGCCACCCTCGCCGCCCTCGAAGCACACGAAGACGCCACGGTCGGCGTACGCACCCGGAAACTCCACGCCAGCAACCTACGTGCCACCACCGACCGGCGGGCAGCCGCCTCGCGTCTATGCTCCGGTGGGGTAACCGCCCCCGACGGCCATCGGAGCCGGCATGCCCCACCTCCTCTCCCGCCTGCTGCGGCGCACCAGCGCCCACACGGCGTGGCTGCTGCCGAGCGTGCTCGCGCTCTTCGTCTTCGTGACCGGCTGGGTGCTGATGGCGTGGGCCCAGCCCGGCAGCGACATCGTGCAGCCCGAAACCTACTGGTGGTGGTTCCTGGTCACCACCACGACCGTCGGGTACGGCGACTTCTTCCCCACGGCTCCCGCGGGCCAGCTGGTCGGCGGCTACGTGATCCTCGGTGGCCTCGCCACCGTCGCGGTGCTCATCACCCAGATCTCCGGCCTCATCGAGAACGCCAAGGGACGACGCATGCAGGGACAGACCCCCTACTCCGGCTCCGACCACCTCGTGATCCTCGGCTACGAGCCGGGCCGCACCGAGCGGCTGCTGGCCGCGGTGCTCGAGGACGACGCACACCGCGAGGTGGTGCTGTGCGCCTGGGACGAGCAGGCGGCCACCGACCCGATGCCCACCGAGTCCCGGGTCCACTTCGTCCGCGGTGACCTCGCCGAGAGTGACGTCCTCGAGCGTGCGGCGCTGCACCGCGCCAGCGACGTGCTGGTCGACGCCCGCAACGACGACGAGTCGGTCACCCTCACCGTCGCCGCCCAGCACGCCGCGCCCGCGGTGCACCTCGTGGTCGGGCTGCGGGACCTGGGCCGGCGCCGCACCGTCGAGCGGGTCGCACCCAACGCGCAGTGCGTGCAGTGGCACGCCGTGCGGATGGTCACCGAGGAGCTGCAGGACCCCGGCATCGCACGCGTCTACGCCCAGCTGGCCGAGCCCGGCGGCACCGGCACGTTCTCCGGCGTGCTGCCGGCCGGCGTACGCGAGGCGACCTACGCTGACTGGCACGCCGCGCTCGGCCGCACCCACGCCGCGACGCTGCTGGCCGTCCACGACGGCCGCGACACCCTCGCCGGCACCGACTGGTCCGCGCCCGTCGGACCCGGCTCACGACTGTACTACGTCGCCACCCGTCGGCTCGGGACCGAGGAGCTCGCCGCGGCGCTCGGGTGATTGACGCGGCTGCGGTGGTCTCGACACGCTCGCTGCGCTCGCGCCTCGACCGGCAAGGGGTGGATCAATTGTCCGGTGAGCGTCGCAGCTTGAGGATGCCGATCAGCGCGAACACCCCGGCCAGCACCAGCCAGGTCACGGCCTCACCGGCCTCACCG comes from Nocardioides panacisoli and encodes:
- a CDS encoding GNAT family N-acetyltransferase; its protein translation is MRTSPPTSSVDIRPEVPADIDQIKAVVTAAFLLADHSAPPLRPGGPPAEVDLLNWLRNDAGWLPGLSLVATHGDQVVGHVVATRAHIGDAAALGLGPLSVHPDHQRTGVGNRLMRDLLLRAETAGETLVALLGDPTYCARFGFVPAQECRIEPPDPAWGDYFQVLPIGTGQHPTGRFAYAEPFDRL
- a CDS encoding glyceraldehyde-3-phosphate dehydrogenase, yielding MSTTEETLKNWNAREEIAEAMIPLIGKLHREKGVTILLHSRPLMNKGVIDILKTHRFARQIEGSELGVHDTLPFLQALADLDVGAAKIDLAALRAAHRADDRDLSVTDFTAEALAGIIGENKPVGQGPRDVVLYGFGRIGRLVARLLIEKAGSGRGLRPRAVVVRRGGAGKDDLAKRASLLRRDSIHGQFKGTIKIDEDKNQIIANGNVIQVIYADSPAEIDYTEYGIDNAILIDNTGIWRDREGLSGHLRPGIDKVLLTAPGKGDVPNIVHGVNHLDTDADEKVLSCASCTTNAIVPPLKAMEDEYGIIRGHVETVHSFTNDQNLLDNYHKADRRGRSAPLNMVLTATGASSAVKKALPNLDAKITGNSIRVPTPDVSMAILSLQLKRETTRDEVLDHLREVSLTGPLSRNLDYTQATDAVSSDFIGSRAASIIDGNAAIVDGDSAILYVWYDNEFGYSCQVVRTVQYISGIEYPTYPKEPGQPVVTA
- a CDS encoding alpha/beta hydrolase; this encodes MKKLIVATTTVWVLVVAAALSAGVLVLRAEDSSADPVAGEDNASEGSPDELAEFYEQEIAWESCGGGEWQCGDLTVPVDYADPDGETIDLALSRARASGSEEERVGSLVVNPGGPGAPGTDMVEGEQSLNYYFRPELQAAYDIVGFDPRGTGESSPIDCLSDEQLDGYLAEDQTPDDPGEREEYFEASDAFWAGCEDNTGELLGHVSTSEVARDMDVLRSALAEEQLHYLGFSYGTRLGSYYAELFPENVGRFVLDSAVNPELDFIENSMSQAQGFARALQSYVQACVDGNECFLGDSVEEGLQRIDALLEQVDDDPLPTQQGRELEPGYAVLGLITPLYSEDNWPLLDQGLQQAFNGDGSTLLALADFYASREEGAYTDNSVEAIAVINCLDDPSAIEQSETEDYIDQFREVSPTIGEMWAWGLSGCGGLPVEPAEEPLDGVTAAGAEPIVVIGTTKDPATPYEEAEALADQLESGVLLTREGDGHGGYTSGNDCIADAVHQLLVDGEAPADGTTC
- a CDS encoding DNA polymerase III subunit delta' produces the protein MTVWDRLVGQRHTIDSLRKAVAGHGMNHSWLFTGPPGSGRSNAAVAFAAALQCEQGGCGECHACHTVLNDSHADVAVIRTQKLSIGVDEVRELVRRAALSPMGERWQILVVEDADRLTEQACNALLKAIEEPTDRTVWMLCAPTVEDVLPTIRSRCRLVTLSTPTAAEVEEFLVGQGAEATSAAYAARASQSHIGRARALAFDDAVRARRQDVVAIPARLRSLASCMTAATRLAEVTRAEADEITTALDAKEKADLDASYGVVEKGRRPKEYAPALRELEKNQKTRAKRRHLDMVDRGLMDLISVYRDAIALQTGAESELVNAEVRADVAEIARASTPELNLRRIGWIFAAREQMLEFNVPVALALESMMVSLKVPESAHV
- the tmk gene encoding dTMP kinase, which translates into the protein MEFPGAYADRGVFVCFEGGEGGGKSTQARLLAERLEAAGHRVLLTREPGGTEVGQRLRDIVLSPETGDLADRTEVLLYAADKAEHVETVVLPALARGEVVITDRYVDSTLAYQGAGRGLGTTGVEQVARWATGDLRPHLTVLLDLPPADGLGRFEGRDRIEGQGLEFHERVRESFRDLAAADPDHYLVLDARGAVEEIAAAIHDRLAPLLEGAT
- a CDS encoding potassium channel family protein encodes the protein MPHLLSRLLRRTSAHTAWLLPSVLALFVFVTGWVLMAWAQPGSDIVQPETYWWWFLVTTTTVGYGDFFPTAPAGQLVGGYVILGGLATVAVLITQISGLIENAKGRRMQGQTPYSGSDHLVILGYEPGRTERLLAAVLEDDAHREVVLCAWDEQAATDPMPTESRVHFVRGDLAESDVLERAALHRASDVLVDARNDDESVTLTVAAQHAAPAVHLVVGLRDLGRRRTVERVAPNAQCVQWHAVRMVTEELQDPGIARVYAQLAEPGGTGTFSGVLPAGVREATYADWHAALGRTHAATLLAVHDGRDTLAGTDWSAPVGPGSRLYYVATRRLGTEELAAALG